In Rutidosis leptorrhynchoides isolate AG116_Rl617_1_P2 chromosome 2, CSIRO_AGI_Rlap_v1, whole genome shotgun sequence, one genomic interval encodes:
- the LOC139891517 gene encoding B-type cell cycle switch protein ccs52A-like has translation MESTDQSPPPPPPSSSSSATPPSKYYHPSPSRPIYSDRFIPCRSSSNFALFNISPPPPPPPSSATRGEDNSSSSAAYTALLRTALFGSDLGFVAPPGTPDKKSSPVTTSPVSRNIFRFKSETRQSLHSLSPFVFDDYSPGVSQSPVKAPRKVSRSPYKVLDAPALQDDFYLNLVDWSAHDVLAVGLGNCVYLWNACSSKVTKLCDLGVDDSVCSVGWAQRGTSLAVGTSKGKVQIWDASRCKRVRTMEGHRLRVGALAWNSSMLSSGSRDKSILQRDPRAQEDFVSKLSGHKSEVCGLKWSYDNRELASGGNDNRLFVWNQHSTQPVLKYCEHTAAVKAIAWSPHIHGLLASGGGTADRCIRFWNTTTNSHLSCMDTGSQVCNLVWSKNVNELVSTHGYSQNQIIVWRYPTMSKIATLTGHTYRVLYLAISPDGQTIVTGAGDETLRFWNVFPSPKSQNTESEIGASSFGRTHIR, from the exons ATGGAATCCACCGATCaatctccaccaccaccaccaccatcatcgtcatcatctgCAACCCCACCATCAAAATATTACCACCCATCACCATCACGCCCAATTTACAGTGACCGATTTATCCCTTGTCGATCCTCTTCCAATTTCGCCCTTTTCAACATTTCACCGCCCCCACCACCGCCACCGTCCTCCGCCACCCGTGGTGAAGACAATTCATCATCATCCGCCGCCTACACCGCCCTTTTAAGAACCGCGCTATTCGGGTCGGATCTGGGGTTTGTTGCTCCACCCGGTACCCCTGATAAAAAGAGTTCTCCGGTGACTACTTCTCCGGTTAGCCGGAATATTTTCCGGTTTAAAAGTGAGACTAGACAGTCTTTGCATTCATTATCTCCTTTTGTATTTGATGATTATTCTCCTGGGGTTAGTCAAAGTCCGGTCAAAGCTCCAAGAAAAGTTTCTAGATCGCCTTATAAG GTTTTGGATGCACCAGCATTGCAAGATGATTTTTATTTGAATCTTGTTGATTGGTCTGCTCATGATGTGTTGGCTGTGGGTTTGGGAAATTGTGTTTATTTATGGAATGCCTGCAGTAGTAAG GTAACGAAGTTGTGTGACTTGGGAGTTGATGATAGTGTGTGTTCGGTTGGGTGGGCTCAACGCGGGACTAGTCTTGCTGTTGGGACTAGCAAGGGAAAAGTTCAG ATTTGGGATGCTTCCCGTTGTAAAAGAGTGAGAACAATGGAAGGACATAGATTACGTGTTGGAGCATTAGCTTGGAATTCATCTATGTTGTCTTCAGGAAGTCGAGATAAAAGTATTCTTCAGCGAGATCCGCGTGCACAAGAAGATTTTGTTAGTAAATTAAGTGGTCATAAATCAGAG GTCTGTGGACTCAAGTGGTCTTATGATAACCGTGAATTAGCATCTGGTGGAAACGATAACAGG CTTTTTGTTTGGAACCAACATTCGACACAACCTGTTTTGAAATACTGTGAACATACAGCTGCGGTGAAAGCAATTGCGTGGTCCCCACATATTCACGGACTCTTGGCTTCTGGGGGCGGTACTGCAGATCGTTGTATTCGGTTTTGGAATACAACCACCAATTCTCATCTCAGTTGCATGGATACCGGTAGTCAG GTATGCAATCTTGTTTGGTCAAAGAATGTAAACGAACTCGTGAGCACCCACGGATACTCCCAAAACCAGATTATTGTTTGGAGATACCCTACTATGTCAAAG ATTGCAACACTTACTGGACACACATATAGAGTCCTATACCTTGCAATCTCACCAGACGGGCAG ACGATTGTGACGGGAGCTGGAGACGAGACATTAAGATTCTGGAACGTTTTTCCTTCGCCTAAATCCCAG AATACAGAAAGTGAGATTGGTGCATCATCTTTTGGCAGGACGCACATACGTTAA
- the LOC139891518 gene encoding uncharacterized protein, translated as MASPSEELRNRDDTPTVKEMMHKTKLIQFFGRTTPIILQNDNGPCPLLAICNVLLLKNNLSLDSDVTEVSQEKLLQLVAGRLIDSNSNNDNKDAGYVENQEQNIADAIDLLPRLTTGIDVNIKFTRIYDFEFTRECAIFDLLDIPLCHGWIVDPQDYETSNAIGSKSYNTLMGELVALETQNMESVSKKNPQESSVDFVATKENLEVTVTDEQIKRGDLEEETEILRALKLSETDNPITAEENVSTNTNGENISPVKNDCDDLITFETVPGDINDSVPGKNESKDGTEKTSIEDLDKTVNKPLSLIGSSSSLDVDQSSLNANVNEVEKINIGEKTSTEPCSLAPNAILESPKSMTSDSLISTADEPICEDKCVLKTRTSTNEGGVVMSEQEDKDSTNADVTRPRDGTTSRQGELIKNFLKNSASQLTIYGLFSLQAEIKERELCVFFRNNHFNTMFKFEGELYILATDLGYINQPDLVWEKLNEVNGDTVFVDSNFKKFKPDNHERGSWDEQNAMANTADYLAKMDSSAQGDTNFNTDLQLAIALQQQEFEQQQQQEQPQREQPQRVLPKSPTTSRSGLVVGPQHVHPSRPRNSSSSSRQESKPSKEKCIVM; from the exons ATGGCGTCACCGTCGGAAGAACTGAGGAATCGTGATGATACACCGACGGTTAAAGAAATGATGCATAAAACGAAATTAATTCAGTTCTTTGGAAGAACTACACCGATTATACTTCAAAACGACAATGGACCGTGTCCTCTTCTCGCTATTT GTAATGTTCTGTTGCTGAAAAATAATTTGAGTTTGGACTCAGATGTAACTGAAGTATCGCAGGAGAAATTGCTTCAACTTGTTGCGGGGCGTTTAATTGACTCGAACAGTAATAATGAT AACAAAGATGCAGGGTATGTTGAAAATCAAGAACAGAACATAGCTGATGCAATTGATTTACTCCCCCGTCTTACAACTGGCATTGACGTGAACATCAAATTTACAAG AATATATGATTTTGAGTTCACAAGGGAGTGTGCCATATTTGATTTACTAGACATTCCACTATGTCATGGATGGATTGTTGATCCACAG GATTATGAGACTTCAAATGCAATTGGCTCGAAGTCCTACAATACATTGATGGGAGAACTTGTTGCTCTTGAAACTCAAAATATGGAAAGTGTTTCTAAAAAGAACCCCCAAGAATCTTCTGTTGACTTTGTTGctacaaaagaaaatttggaagttACTGTCACAGATGAACAAATAAAAAGAGGAGATCTTGAAGAGGAAACAGAGATATTGAGAGCCTTGAAGCTATCAGAAACTGATAATCCAATTACAGCTGAGGAAAACGTATCTACAAACACAAATGGCGAGAATATCAGTCCAGTGAAGAATGATTGTGATGATTTGATAACTTTTGAAACAGTTCCAGGGGATATTAATGATAGTGTACCAGGGAAGAATGAAAGTAAAGATGGAACTGAGAAAACTAGCATTGAAGATCTGGATAAAACTGTAAATAAACCACTTAGTTTGATTGGATCTAGTTCTTCACTTGATGTTGACCAATCAAGTTTGAATGCCAATGTAAATGAAGTTGAAAAAATCAACATTGGTGAAAAGACATCAACTGAACCATGCTCATTAGCACCTAATGCAATTTTAGAATCACCCAAAAGTATGACATCTGATTCTTTAATATCAACTGCTGATGAACCGATTTGCGAAGATAAATGCGTATTGAAAACAAGAACTAGTACAAATGAAGGCGGGGTTGTCATGTCAGAACAAGAAGACAAAGATAGCACTAATGCTGATGTCACAAGGCCCAGAGATGGAACTACTTCAAGGCAAG GGGAACTGATCAAAAATTTTCTGAAGAACAGTGCCAGTCAATTGACTATCTATGG CCTATTTTCCCTGCAAGCTGAGATTAAAGAACGTGAACTGTGTGTGTTTTTCCGGAATAACCACTTCAATACGATGTTCAAG TTTGAAGGTGAGCTGTACATATTAGCTACGGATCTTGGTTACATAAATCAACCCGATCTGGTATGGGAGAAGCTAAATGAG GTCAATGGTGATACTGTGTTTGTGGACAGTAACTTCAAGAAATTTAAGCCAGATAATCATGAAAGAGGCTCATGGGATGAGCAGAATGCGATGGCTAATACTGCT GATTATCTTGCAAAAATGGACAGTTCAGCACAAGGGGACacaaatttcaa TACTGATCTGCAATTGGCTATAGCCCTTCAGCAACAAGAATTTGAGCAACAACAGCAACAAGAGCAACCACAACGCGAGCAACCACAACGCGTCTTGCCGAAGTCACCTACCACTTCGCGTTCTGGGCTTGTTGTAGGTCCCCAG CATGTACATCCATCAAGGCCTAGGAACTCATCTTCATCATCCAGGCAAGAATCAAAACCATCAAAAGAGAAGTGCATTGTGATGTGA